A single Spirochaetae bacterium HGW-Spirochaetae-1 DNA region contains:
- the argB gene encoding acetylglutamate kinase yields MKKHLDTVNTLIESFPYIQEFSGKTIVIKYGGHAMKDDALKRSFAKDMVLLKLVGIHPVIVHGGGPQINQLLDQLGIKSEFVAGMRVTDQPTMEIVEMVLVGKINKEIVNNINIIGGRAVGLSGKDGQLIAAKKIYHEENGKQVDIGLVGTVKKVNPLVLETLETKNFIPVIAPIGVDEQGLTYNINADIAAGKIAEALKAEKLILLTDVDGVKIRNALASTLTNSEVPQLIAEGEISGGMIPKVNCCLDALSKGVGKTHIIDGRVEHAVLLEIFTDAGIGTEIINA; encoded by the coding sequence ATGAAAAAACATCTCGATACGGTAAATACCCTCATTGAATCTTTCCCCTATATACAGGAATTCTCGGGAAAGACCATCGTCATCAAATACGGCGGCCATGCCATGAAGGACGATGCCCTGAAAAGATCCTTTGCCAAGGACATGGTGCTCCTCAAGCTGGTGGGAATACACCCCGTCATCGTTCACGGCGGAGGTCCCCAGATAAATCAGCTGCTGGACCAACTTGGCATCAAATCCGAATTTGTGGCCGGCATGCGCGTAACCGATCAGCCCACCATGGAAATAGTGGAGATGGTACTGGTGGGAAAGATAAACAAGGAGATCGTAAATAATATCAATATCATCGGCGGACGGGCCGTGGGGCTCTCGGGAAAAGACGGGCAGCTCATTGCGGCTAAAAAGATATACCACGAAGAGAATGGGAAACAGGTGGACATTGGGCTTGTGGGTACCGTCAAAAAAGTCAATCCCCTGGTGCTGGAGACCCTGGAGACAAAAAATTTTATCCCCGTCATCGCCCCCATCGGCGTTGATGAACAGGGTCTCACCTATAACATCAATGCCGATATCGCCGCCGGCAAGATTGCCGAGGCACTGAAAGCGGAAAAACTCATTCTCCTCACCGACGTGGATGGGGTGAAAATCAGGAACGCCCTGGCCTCGACTTTAACCAACAGCGAGGTGCCGCAGCTTATCGCCGAGGGAGAGATCTCCGGCGGGATGATACCCAAGGTAAACTGCTGCCTGGACGCGCTCTCAAAGGGCGTGGGGAAAACGCACATAATCGACGGTCGCGTCGAACACGCCGTGCTGCTGGAAATATTCACTGATGCCGGTATCGGTACTGAAATTATAAACGCCTGA
- a CDS encoding methylglyoxal synthase, with product MDRIKNIALVAHDNRKKDMVEWVEWNYKGLMKHRIVCTGTTGKLVEEAMKRKCKEDGIEYNLHIVKLKSGPLGGDQQLGAMIAEEEIDIMIFFWDPMQAQPHDVDVKALLRIATVYNIPMASNRSTADFLISSPLMKEPYHPRLKDYSSYMVRNIDFN from the coding sequence ATGGATAGAATCAAGAACATCGCCCTGGTGGCCCATGACAACCGGAAAAAAGATATGGTGGAATGGGTTGAATGGAATTACAAGGGGCTCATGAAACATCGCATAGTCTGCACCGGCACAACGGGCAAACTTGTTGAAGAAGCGATGAAAAGAAAATGTAAAGAAGACGGGATTGAATACAACCTGCATATCGTGAAACTGAAATCAGGACCCCTGGGCGGCGACCAGCAGTTGGGGGCCATGATTGCTGAAGAGGAAATAGACATAATGATATTTTTCTGGGACCCCATGCAGGCCCAGCCCCACGATGTGGATGTGAAGGCCCTGCTGAGAATCGCCACGGTGTATAATATCCCCATGGCCTCGAACCGTTCAACGGCAGACTTTCTCATATCATCGCCCCTCATGAAAGAGCCATACCATCCGCGACTCAAGGACTACTCTTCCTACATGGTTAGAAACATAGACTTTAACTAG
- a CDS encoding DNA-binding protein has product MDKKELINYWKETSDRDYGTMRNLYKSGDYHWSLFMGHLVIEKLLKALYVKNNDEGAIPPRTHDLAFLAERSGVTTSEEMKDALDIVTTFNINARYPDYRQDFYRKCSKDYTGASIEKIEEIRKWLISLLEKI; this is encoded by the coding sequence ATGGATAAGAAAGAACTGATAAACTATTGGAAAGAGACCTCTGATCGCGATTATGGGACTATGAGGAATCTTTACAAGAGCGGGGATTATCACTGGAGTCTGTTCATGGGCCATCTTGTGATTGAGAAGCTTCTTAAGGCATTATATGTGAAGAATAATGATGAGGGCGCGATTCCTCCAAGAACGCATGATCTCGCGTTTCTTGCCGAGCGCTCCGGCGTGACTACCAGTGAAGAAATGAAAGATGCCCTGGATATCGTGACTACATTTAATATCAATGCCAGGTATCCTGATTACCGGCAGGATTTTTATCGCAAGTGTTCAAAAGATTATACCGGCGCATCTATCGAAAAAATAGAGGAGATTCGTAAATGGCTGATATCGCTGTTGGAGAAAATATAA
- a CDS encoding nucleotidyltransferase, which yields MADIAVGENIKDILCRYASVLEAQYSLRGVYLFGSRARGNEDKDSDIDVAVVADDFTGDPVDDRLALMRLRRGIDLRIEPLPFHSRDFVLSHPMAKEVMETGIRIR from the coding sequence ATGGCTGATATCGCTGTTGGAGAAAATATAAAGGACATTCTTTGCAGGTACGCGAGCGTTCTTGAAGCACAGTATAGCCTGCGCGGCGTGTATCTCTTCGGTTCGAGGGCCCGCGGAAACGAAGACAAAGACAGCGATATTGACGTTGCTGTCGTCGCTGATGATTTTACGGGGGACCCTGTCGATGACAGGCTTGCTCTCATGAGATTGAGGCGGGGCATTGATCTTCGGATCGAGCCACTCCCGTTTCATTCTCGTGATTTCGTACTCTCCCATCCCATGGCAAAAGAGGTTATGGAGACGGGAATCAGGATACGTTGA